A genomic region of uncultured Paludibaculum sp. contains the following coding sequences:
- a CDS encoding carbon starvation CstA family protein translates to MSNRFGVWVGVVLAVVGAFCLAGIALKQGESINSAWLVTAAVCTYLAAYRLYGAFIAAKVMALDGQRATPAERLRNGHDFEPTNKWILFGHHFAAIAGPGPLVGPTLAAQFGYLPGTLWIILGVVLGGAVQDFIILFCSVRRDGKSLGQMAREEIGKIGGGTALLTVLLIMVILLAVIGLVVVNALKGSPWGTFTIAATMPIAVFMGLYLRYWRPGRVLEVSVIGFLLVVASIFGGEWVAHHATFGPMFTLGGMALAIAVIVYGFLASALPVWLLLAPRDYLSTFVKLGVVLMLGVGILFVRPELHMPAFTRFTDGTGPIFAGKIFPFCFITIACGAISGFHALISSGTTPKMIASERHVLPVGYGSMLLESFVALMAMVAACALPPGVFFAVNSPAGIVGTTPAAATAMISSWGFPVTPDQMATLAKHVGEESLFYRTGGAPSLALGMAGIFSRIAGNETVLRFWYHFAIMFEALFILTVIDAGTRVGRFMLQDFLGHLYKPLGRTSWMPGVLLTSVLVVGGWGYFLVQGVLDPLGGINSLWPLFGIANQLLAAVALCVGTTILIKMHRMKYAWITLLPLSWLVIVTYTAAWEKIFSDAPRIGFLAQATLLEAGPATAATRQLVFNNRLDAALCGIFLVLVTTILVDSIRVWLGVLNGSRSATSREAAFVQTKLLAEEL, encoded by the coding sequence ATGAGCAATCGGTTTGGAGTTTGGGTAGGCGTTGTGTTGGCGGTGGTCGGAGCCTTCTGCCTGGCGGGCATCGCGCTGAAGCAGGGCGAGTCGATCAACAGCGCCTGGCTGGTGACGGCGGCAGTATGCACATACCTCGCGGCGTACCGGCTGTATGGGGCATTTATCGCGGCCAAGGTGATGGCCCTGGATGGGCAGCGCGCGACTCCGGCGGAGCGGCTGCGCAATGGCCACGACTTCGAACCGACCAATAAGTGGATTCTGTTTGGGCATCATTTCGCGGCGATCGCGGGACCGGGTCCGCTGGTGGGGCCGACGCTGGCGGCGCAGTTCGGGTATCTGCCGGGGACGCTTTGGATCATTCTCGGCGTGGTGCTGGGCGGGGCGGTGCAGGACTTCATCATCCTGTTCTGCAGCGTGCGGCGAGACGGCAAGTCGCTGGGCCAGATGGCTCGGGAGGAGATCGGCAAGATCGGCGGTGGGACAGCGCTGTTGACCGTGCTGCTGATCATGGTGATTCTGCTGGCGGTGATCGGGCTGGTGGTGGTGAACGCGCTGAAAGGCAGCCCGTGGGGCACCTTCACGATTGCGGCGACGATGCCCATCGCGGTGTTCATGGGCCTGTATCTGCGGTATTGGCGGCCCGGCCGGGTGCTGGAAGTTTCCGTCATCGGCTTCCTGCTGGTGGTGGCGAGCATCTTCGGGGGCGAATGGGTGGCGCATCATGCCACATTCGGGCCGATGTTCACGCTGGGCGGGATGGCGCTGGCGATCGCTGTGATCGTCTACGGATTCCTGGCCAGTGCGCTGCCGGTGTGGCTGCTGCTGGCTCCGCGGGACTACCTGAGCACGTTTGTGAAGCTGGGGGTTGTTCTGATGCTGGGGGTGGGCATCCTGTTCGTGCGGCCGGAACTGCATATGCCGGCGTTCACGCGGTTCACGGACGGCACGGGGCCGATCTTCGCCGGCAAGATCTTCCCGTTCTGCTTCATCACGATTGCGTGCGGAGCGATTTCGGGGTTTCATGCGCTGATCTCCTCAGGCACGACACCGAAGATGATCGCCAGCGAGCGGCATGTGCTGCCAGTGGGGTATGGGTCGATGTTGCTGGAGAGCTTCGTGGCTCTGATGGCGATGGTGGCCGCCTGCGCACTGCCTCCGGGCGTGTTCTTCGCGGTGAATTCGCCGGCCGGCATTGTGGGTACGACTCCGGCGGCGGCCACGGCGATGATTTCGAGTTGGGGCTTTCCCGTGACTCCGGACCAGATGGCGACGCTGGCAAAGCACGTGGGCGAGGAGTCGCTGTTCTACCGGACGGGCGGGGCGCCCTCATTGGCGTTGGGCATGGCAGGGATCTTCTCGCGGATCGCGGGTAACGAGACGGTGCTGCGGTTCTGGTATCACTTCGCGATTATGTTCGAAGCGCTGTTCATCCTGACAGTGATCGACGCGGGCACTCGCGTGGGGCGATTTATGCTGCAGGACTTCCTGGGGCATCTATATAAGCCCCTGGGACGGACATCGTGGATGCCAGGCGTCCTGTTGACCAGCGTGCTGGTGGTAGGCGGGTGGGGCTATTTTCTGGTGCAGGGCGTGCTGGATCCGCTGGGCGGGATCAATTCGCTGTGGCCGCTGTTTGGTATTGCGAACCAGTTATTGGCGGCGGTGGCGCTATGCGTGGGCACGACGATTCTGATCAAAATGCACCGGATGAAATATGCCTGGATCACGCTGCTGCCATTGTCGTGGCTGGTGATTGTGACGTATACGGCGGCGTGGGAGAAGATCTTCAGCGACGCTCCGCGGATTGGATTCCTGGCACAGGCAACGCTGCTGGAGGCGGGTCCGGCGACGGCGGCGACACGGCAACTGGTGTTCAACAACCGGCTGGACGCGGCGTTGTGCGGCATCTTTCTGGTGCTGGTGACGACGATTCTGGTGGATTCGATCCGGGTGTGGCTGGGCGTCCTGAACGGGTCGCGCAGCGCGACGAGCCGCGAGGCGGCGTTTGTGCAGACCAAACTGCTGGCGGAGGAGCTATGA